The bacterium genome contains the following window.
CTTTTCGCCGGCGACGATCAACTCGTCCCAGGTCTTCGGGAACGATGCGACCCCGGCCTTTTGGAAGTAGTCCGTGCGGTAGCTCCACGCGTTCGGGACCTGTGTGTAGGGGATCGCCCGCCACTGTCCACCGACCTTGCAGAAGGCCTCGTTGACGGGGTGCACCTTGCCCAGGCGCTGCATGAGCAGATTGACTTCATTCGTGACGTCGACGGTCGACGCCGTATACAGATGCGGCCAGCCGTACTGCATCTGGATGATATCCGGGCCATCACCGGCCGCGACCGCGGCAACGGTCCGAGGCTGAAGCTGGTCGCCGCTGACGGTCTCGATCTCGACCGTGACGCCGTTCGCATCGCCCCATTCCTTCGCCTGACGCTTGAGTTCGGCATCGGCCACCTGCACGAAGCTGTTCCACTGGAGCAGCCGGATGCGTGCTCCCGAGCGCGGCTTCGGGAGCGAAGCCGCCGCCGAGGCCGTACCCGCGCGAAAGGCGCCGAGCATCGAACCGGCCGTCACCGAGACCGCGGTCGCCCCGGCCGTTTGCAAAAACCGTCGCCGCGTCCATCCCTTTCGCCCCTGAGTGCGTTTGCCCACGATCGCCCCTCCCCTAGTCCCCAACGTGCTTGTATCAGCAATTGTATGACATTTCCGTTTTGGTTACTAGACCCCTTCCATCGGTCGAGCCAGCCCGGTTTCGCGTCCGAGCTACGTCGTCCGACCGCTCAACCGATGGGGGTCGCATCATCAAAGAGATCGAATTTTACGGGAGCCGGAATCCTTTGTGTGAATGAGAAGGAAATTCGTATCAGGCTGTGGGGAAGAAGGGGTCACCTTCTGTGGGCCCTTGCTGCGACCGCCTCCTAGGAAGCGCCGGCATCGATGCGGCGTTACCTTAGAACAGCATGAACAAGTGGATCGTCACCGCTTCGGTTCTGGTAGGCGCGCTGATGAGCGCGATCGACACGAGCGTCGTGAACGTCGCGCTCGTCCACGTGAAAGCCACCTACGGGGTGACCACCCAGCAGGTGAGCTGGGTCAGCACCGCCTACCTCATCACGCTCGCGATCGTCATGCCGCTGACGGCCTGGCTGAGCTCGGTCCTCGGCCGGAGGCGAATGTATCTCTCCGCGATTGCGCTGTTTACGGCCGCCTCGGTCCTCTGCGGCCTCTCGCGTACGCTGGGGCAGCTGATCGCCTTCCGGATCCTGCAGGGGCTGGGCGGCGGGGTCTTGCAGCCCACCTCCCAGGCGATCATGCGGGAGACGTTCCCGCCCGAACAGCAGGGGCAGGCCATGGGCTTCTTTGGGATGATCGTCCTGCTGGGCCCGGCCCTCGGACCGTTGCTGGGCGGGTGGCTGACCGATGCCTACTCCTGGCCTTGGATCTTCTTCATCAACCTGCCCGTCGGAATCGTCGCGTCGATCATGGGCTGGCAGTTCATCAAGGATCCCGCATACATGCTGCGCCGCGGGTTCCAGCGGATCGACGGGATCGGGATCGGCTTGATGGCGGTGGGACTCGTGGCGTTGCTGACCCTCCTCGAAGAAGGGGAGACCAACGGGTGGTTCGGCAGTACGTTTATCACGGGCTCCGCCGTCATCGCCGCCGTGTCGTTGCTCGCGTTTGTCCTCTGGGAGCTGCGCGTGCCGGCCCCCGCGGTCAACTTACGGATCTTGCGGAACCTCTCATTTTCGTCCGGCATCTTCATCGGGGGGGTCCTGGGGGTGGCGCTGTACGGCAGCCTGATCTTGCTGCCCATCTTCCTCCAGAACCTGCTGGGGTACGACGCGACCCACGCGGGACTCGCGCTCATGCCGCGGGGGCTCGCCATGGTCATTCTCATGCCCGTGGCCGGCGCCCTGTACAACCGGCTGGGCGTCTACGTGATGATCCCGTTCGGCCTTGCCCTGAGCGGATTTGCGGGGTTTATGATGGCGCATTTTACCCAGGACAGCAGCCTCGCGCAGATCCTGATCCCGCAGGCGATCCAGGGGGCTGGGTTTGCCTTCATATTCGTGTCCCTCGCCACGAGTGCACTCGCCACCATCCCCCGGCCGCACATGCAGAGCGCGACGGGACTCTTTAGCCTCACCTTCCAGTTGGGCGGGACGCTGGG
Protein-coding sequences here:
- a CDS encoding DHA2 family efflux MFS transporter permease subunit, with translation MNKWIVTASVLVGALMSAIDTSVVNVALVHVKATYGVTTQQVSWVSTAYLITLAIVMPLTAWLSSVLGRRRMYLSAIALFTAASVLCGLSRTLGQLIAFRILQGLGGGVLQPTSQAIMRETFPPEQQGQAMGFFGMIVLLGPALGPLLGGWLTDAYSWPWIFFINLPVGIVASIMGWQFIKDPAYMLRRGFQRIDGIGIGLMAVGLVALLTLLEEGETNGWFGSTFITGSAVIAAVSLLAFVLWELRVPAPAVNLRILRNLSFSSGIFIGGVLGVALYGSLILLPIFLQNLLGYDATHAGLALMPRGLAMVILMPVAGALYNRLGVYVMIPFGLALSGFAGFMMAHFTQDSSLAQILIPQAIQGAGFAFIFVSLATSALATIPRPHMQSATGLFSLTFQLGGTLGTAIMITLLDHRTTIASANLVRYASAQNPTFVQWWQTYQAGLVARGINPWTAHLQALSVLRQLISHEAAVVAFDYTFAAIATVFLVCLPLVLLIRRGTPLSEERVSAE